Proteins encoded in a region of the Podarcis muralis chromosome 4, rPodMur119.hap1.1, whole genome shotgun sequence genome:
- the RP2 gene encoding protein XRP2: MGCFFSKRRKQAKEPKPGGGESGDGDVAVPSEAEKQPQYSWDQRAKIDPKDYMFSGLKDETVGRLPGKVAGQQFVIQDCENCNIYIFDHSATITIDDCTNCRIFLGPVKGSVFFRDCKDCKCVVACQQFRTRDCRKMDVFLCCATQPIIESSTGMKFGCFQYYYPELALQLKDAGLSIFNNTWSNIHDFTPVSGENNWSLLAADALVQDHVPLPTAEELKAVRISTDANRSIIPVTQGRRPKHSEESCLAVFFAGDYTTANARKLIDEMTGKGFWLVQTKEVSMKADDARRVFQERATEFIPLVEKGPVVALEFCGDGSVAACQDIVVNVFSGAKVFVSEDKASASREVDSFYNFADMQMGM, encoded by the exons ATGGGCTGCTTCTTCTCCAAGCGGAGGAAGCAGGCCAAAGagccgaagcccggcggcggcgagaGCGGGGACGGAGACGTCGCGGTGCCCTCGGAGGCCGAGAAGCAGCCGCAGTACAGCTGGGACCAGCGAGCCAAG ATTGATCCCAAAGACTACATGTTTTCTGGACTCAAGGACGAAACAGTAGGACGTTTACCTGGGAAAGTTGCAGGGCAACAGTTTGTTATTCAGGACTGTGAAAACTGCAATATCTACATCTTTGACCACTCAGCTACAATCACTATTGATGACTGTACAAACTGCCGAATATTTTTAGGACCTGTGAAAGGGAGTGTGTTTTTCCGCGATTGCAAAGATTGTAAATGTGTTGTGGCTTGCCAACAATTTCGTACCCGGGACTGCAGAAAGATGGACGTCTTTCTGTGCTGTGCCACCCAACCCATCATTGAATCATCTACAGGTATGAAGTTTGGGTGTTTCCAGTACTACTATCCAGAGCTGGCTTTGCAGCTGAAAGACGCAGGGCTGAGCATCTTTAACAATACATGGAGCAATATCCATGATTTCACACCAGTATCGGGAGAGAACAACTGGAGTCTTCTAGCTGCGGACGCTTTAGTTCAGGACCATGTACCACTGCCAACTGCTGAGGAACTGAAAGCTGTCAGGATTTCAACGGATGCCAACAGGAGCATAATTCCAGTTACGCAGGGTAGACGTCCAAAGCACAGTGAAGAATCTTGCCTGGCCGTATTCTTTGCTGGGGATTATACAACTGCCAATGCTAGAAAGTTAATTGATGAG ATGACTGGCAAAGGCTTCTGGCTAGTGCAGACTAAAGAGGTTTCCATGAAAGCAGATGATGCTCGGCGAGTGTTCCAGGAAAGAGCGACTGAATTTATCCCTTTAGTTGAAAAAG GTCCCGTTGTTGCGCTAGAGTTCTGTGGTGACGGTTCTGTAGCAGCGTGCCAAGACATTGTTGTTAATGTCTTCAGTGGAGCGAAG GTTTTTGTATCGGAGGACAAGGCATCGGCCTCCAGAGAAGTAGACAGCTTCTATAATTTTGCTGATATGCAGATGGGAATGTGA